The genomic DNA CGGGGAACACCATCGCCAAAGCGGCGAGGTGCCACACGAACAGGCCGTACGACCACCGGCCGAGCGTCACCATCGGCGCGCTGCCCAGCCACCGGTGCGTCGCGTCGGGACCGTCGAGCACCAGGGGTGCCAGCAGTGCCCCGGCGACGAGTGCGCCCATCGCGGTCTTCACCACGAACTGACCCACCGTGCCCGGCGTCAGACCCTCGGGCCCGGCGATCGGTGACGCCGCGACGGCGAACGCCGCCACCGCGACGAGCGCCATCAGCCAGCACCGCCGCGCCAGCCGGTGCGCCAGCCCGACGGGGCTGACGGTCCACTCGGCGATCAGCATCCCCGCGGCGAACCAGGAGAAGAACGCGGGCGGCCAGTTCAGCGGATTGACGCCGAACGGGGCGTCGAACGGGATGAGACCCCACGCCAGGCTCGCCACGGCGACGGCCGCGATCACCGGAACCCGGGCACGGACCGGCAGCCGTCGCGCGAACAGGGCGAGCAGCGGGAGCACCAGATAGAAGCTCACCTCGACCGACAGGCTCCACATCTGGGTCAGGCCGGCGGTCAGCGTCAGCGGCACGTAGATCTGCGTGAGGGTCAGGTTGGCGAGCCAGACGGTGAGGTCGGCCTTGACCTCGGGCAGCAGGGACAGGATCACCACCACGGCGACCAGATAGCCCGGCATGATGCGCACGATGCGCGACCGCAGGTAGTGGCCGGTCGGCGGGCGCTGCCGCAGCCCGCGGGCGGCAGCGGCGTGACCGCGCCACAGCAGGAATCCCGACAGTGCGAAGAAGACGGCGACGGCGAGATCGAACCGGCCGAGCACCCGGCCCGTCACGCCCGAGGTGTGCCCGGTCTGGAATGCGACGTGGGTGATCACGACGCCGATGGCCGCGCACGCGCGCATCCCCTCGACGGCGGGCAGGAAGCCGAGCCGATCGCTCGCCCCTTTACTCTCGGTCACGGTGCCCAGTGTGCCCGAAGGCCTGCTAGTAGGGCCCGGCCCCACTCGACCCTGTTAGGGTCGGACGAGTTTGCCTTCGGGCTGTCGAGCACAGTGCTCGCCCAAAGGATAAGGAGCACGGTTTGAACCGCACTGTGGCGCTACGGTTTGCGGCGTGCGGGCTGATGGGCATTGGGGCTGCCCTTCTGATCGCCGCGCTGCTGCTGTCTACCTACACCAAGGGCAAGATCTCGAAGATCCCCCTCGACATCGACACCACCCTGGTGGGTGAGGGCACGGGTACTGCCTTCGATCCCGCCTCGCTGGTGGCCACGAAGTTCGTCGTCGACCGAGACGTTCCGCTGGTCATGCAGCAGGAGATCAGCGTCGAGGCGCCCGCGAACGCCGACGTCGTCACGCTCCAGGTCGGCGACACCCTGCGCCGCACCGACAAGCAGCAGGACAACGGCCTGATGCTGGCGATGGTCGACACGGTCACACTCGACCGCAAGACGGCGCTGGCGGTGTCGAGCGACACGAACCCCGGCGGTGCCGTGCAGAAGCCGCGCAGCATCGAGGACGAGTCGCCGCCGACCAACGTCGCGCTGCCGCACGAGGGGCTGTCCTACCGCTTCCCGTTCGACACCGAGAAGAAGACGTATCCGTTCTTCGACCCGATCGCGCAGAAGGCCTACGACGCGAACTACGAGGGTGAAGAGGACGTCAACGGTCTCAACACCTACCGGTTCAC from Mycolicibacterium arabiense includes the following:
- a CDS encoding acyltransferase family protein, yielding MRACAAIGVVITHVAFQTGHTSGVTGRVLGRFDLAVAVFFALSGFLLWRGHAAAARGLRQRPPTGHYLRSRIVRIMPGYLVAVVVILSLLPEVKADLTVWLANLTLTQIYVPLTLTAGLTQMWSLSVEVSFYLVLPLLALFARRLPVRARVPVIAAVAVASLAWGLIPFDAPFGVNPLNWPPAFFSWFAAGMLIAEWTVSPVGLAHRLARRCWLMALVAVAAFAVAASPIAGPEGLTPGTVGQFVVKTAMGALVAGALLAPLVLDGPDATHRWLGSAPMVTLGRWSYGLFVWHLAALAMVFPVIGQFAFSGSMPVVLVLTLVFGFAIAAVSYALVESPCRQALRRWERRHDPSPLDSSITDAPEPAVAR
- a CDS encoding DUF3068 domain-containing protein — protein: MNRTVALRFAACGLMGIGAALLIAALLLSTYTKGKISKIPLDIDTTLVGEGTGTAFDPASLVATKFVVDRDVPLVMQQEISVEAPANADVVTLQVGDTLRRTDKQQDNGLMLAMVDTVTLDRKTALAVSSDTNPGGAVQKPRSIEDESPPTNVALPHEGLSYRFPFDTEKKTYPFFDPIAQKAYDANYEGEEDVNGLNTYRFTQNVGYDGDDKLVDPVKYASLYDNDEDSQVTARAELWGLPADDPADPITMDRFYAAQRTFWVDPVSGTIVKKEEHGYHYYARDPLKPEVTFVDYNLTSDEETVESQVASARAEGDTVGLWGRILPITFTALGLLALVGGALLGAFTLRAESALIDPGLDDSDHGFFGRRSAEDSGPMPAAEAKTEKLPTQRPSDLPPDRPV